The Thermofilaceae archaeon DNA segment TCGCTCAGAACGGGGGTGTCGACATAGGTCGAACTCTGGAGCTCTTCGGGCCCGTAGCGTCCCCGAGCAACGTGGACTCCTTCGTATACGCCGCAGCGCTGGCCAAGTTGCTGGAGGAGAGCGGGAGTCTCAAGCGAGCGCTCATCGAGCTGCACAGGGGGCTTGAGAGGGGCGGGGCCGTGAGGGGTATGGCGAACACGGTCGCGTTATTGGTGGAGCGGAGGGGGGAGCTGTGGGAGGCCGAGATCGGCGTTGTCCGCCACGTGTTGAGGGAGCAGCTGCTCGAGTACGGCGAGATCTACTTGCTGGAGCGAGATGGGCTTGCCGCGGCCGTCTCCAGCACCCTGCGGTGGATCCTGAGGGAAAGGATGGAGCCGGTGGGGAGGAACAGAGTCTTGACGGCAGCGCTTGGAGACCCTAGGTTCGAGCGGAGCGCTCTCTGAGCTTCGCTAGGGGGGCTAGAGCGAGGAGGTTGAGTGC contains these protein-coding regions:
- a CDS encoding class II glutamine amidotransferase gives rise to the protein MCRLLALASSEPVDALAWLGALRRAAEYDPLLERLAGTAEHGDGWGLAALAGGRLIHYRSPTPIWSDPLVETLATSISSPVALVAHARKASTGMPLGVGAAHPFALHLGSGGVVFVAQNGGVDIGRTLELFGPVASPSNVDSFVYAAALAKLLEESGSLKRALIELHRGLERGGAVRGMANTVALLVERRGELWEAEIGVVRHVLREQLLEYGEIYLLERDGLAAAVSSTLRWILRERMEPVGRNRVLTAALGDPRFERSAL